A stretch of Lathyrus oleraceus cultivar Zhongwan6 chromosome 6, CAAS_Psat_ZW6_1.0, whole genome shotgun sequence DNA encodes these proteins:
- the LOC127097844 gene encoding probable inactive ATP-dependent zinc metalloprotease FTSHI 5, chloroplastic yields MDSIPSSSSLHSQQLLPSRFSPPLPFTSFRPFPNQKPRNLTSRASITFPAKQRNETVLAVTRQNQEERTTISECLTKELVRSLFCFAVGVSAFGAFRIAPALAIPTMPWVVFSDKKKVKRNTHEYSDCTKRVLETVPGLLRSIEEARKGDADMEAVRRALDVVRLEKEKSEREILERMHPQLMDLKKELQKLELREVEISGKIEAVKREYDRLTGSELVVGKVVNEVEKKMLEQSMVELVKNYNEISEKIGEVEGVISRKETVALSYGVLEVLFIERECEQLVERFKQEVKQKEFESSLASSVNGLSKPVVQKDLETVQRKHLEQTILPSIVDVDDLGPFFHQDSVDFAQRLKRSLEDSKEQQKNLVTQISKNMKYDKEKRSIVYSSEEEEMILLDRDRVISRTWYNEEKNRWEMDPLAVPYAVTKKLIEHVRIRADWGTMYIALKGEDEEFYVDIKEFEILFKDIGGFEGLYRKMIACDIPTAVHLMWIPLSELKLRQQFSVILRFPRRFLTDQWNSEAALNARSWFFDTIKDTTDDLMTVIGFPVMELLVLLLNRVRVKLGMACPEEGTMDTTGFLKWQVKAETRTNARRTQSEIQWIVLFITRTAISGFVLFHVFKFMRRKIPRLLGYGPVSVRNNPNRRKLGRVAYYFQKRWRSVKSRRRDGVDPIKTAFEHMKRVKKPPIPLKSFSSIESMEEEISEVVTFLRNPRAFQEMGARAPRGVLIVGERGTGKTSLALAIAAEAKVPVVKIKARQLEAGMWVGQSASNVRELFQTARDLAPVILFIEDFDLFAGVRGKFIHTENQDHEAFINQLLVELDGFEKQDGVVLMATTRNLKQIDEALKRPGRMDRIFHLQRPTQAERENILYSAAKETMDDQLIDYVDWKKVAEKTSLLRPTELKLVPVALEGSAFRSKVLDTDELMSYCSFFATFSSVMPQWLRKTKIVKKVNKMLVNHLGLTLAKEDLQNVVDLMEPYGQISNGIELLSPPHDWTRETKFPHAVWAAGRGLIAHLLPNFDVVDNLWLEPQSWQGIGCTKITKAQNGGYINGSIESRSYLEKKLVFCFGSYVASQMLFPFGEENLLSSSEIQQAQEIATRMVIQYGWGPDDSPAIYYCNNAVSTLSMAGDYEYVMAAKVEKIFDLAYLKAREMLQRNRRVLEKTVEELLEFEILTGKGLERITKDNGGIKEKEPFTLFEVQASEPTSGSLLERGNASGGALLAS; encoded by the exons ATGGACTCCATCCCCTCTTCTTCTTCACTTCATTCACAGCAACTACTTCCTTCTCGATTTTCACCACCCTTACCTTTCACATCCTTTCGTCCCTTTCCAAATCAAAAACCTCGAAACCTAACCTCACGCGCTTCAATCACTTTCCCCGCAAAGCAACGAAACGAAACCGTTTTAGCCGTTACTCGTCAAAACCAGGAGGAGCGAACAACTATATCAGAATGCTTGACGAAAGAGCTTGTTCGCTCTCTATTTTGTTTCGCCGTGGGGGTTTCCGCGTTCGGAGCGTTCCGAATTGCGCCTGCGTTGGCAATTCCAACTATGCCTTGGGTTGTTTTTTCTGATAAGAAAAAAGTGAAGAGGAATACTCATGAATATTCTGACTGTACTAAGAGAGTGCTGGAGACTGTGCCGGGTTTGTTGAGGAGTATTGAAGAGGCTAGGAAAGGGGATGCTGATATGGAGGCTGTGAGGCGAGCATTGGATGTTGTGAGATTGGAGAAGGAAAAATCCGAGAGAGAGATTTTGGAGAGGATGCATCCGCAATTGATGGACTTGAAGAAAGAGTTGCAGAAATTGGAGTTACGGGAGGTGGAGATTTCGGGGAAGATAGAGGCGGTGAAGCGGGAGTACGATAGGTTGACGGGGAGTGAGTTGGTTGTGGGGAAGGTTGTGAATGAGGTTGAGAAGAAGATGTTGGAGCAGAGTATGGTTGAGCTGGTGAAGAATTACAATGAGATTTCGGAGAAAATAGGCGAGGTGGAGGGTGTCATTTCAAGGAAGGAGACGGTGGCTTTGAGTTATGGGGTGTTGGAAGTCTTGTTCATTGAGAGGGAATGTGAGCAGCTTGTGGAAAGATTCAAACAAGAAGTGAAACAGAAGGAATTCGAAAG TTCACTTGCAAGCTCAGTCAACGGGCTCTCCAAACCCGTTGTTCAGAAAGACTTGGAAACTGTGCAAAGAAAACATTTAGAACAAACTATTCTTCCTAGCATTGTGGATGTTGATGATCTTGGACCATTCTTTCATCAAGACTCTGTTGATTTTGCCCAACGATTAAAAAGAAGTCTTGAAGACTCAAAGGAGCAGCAGAAGAATTTGGTGACCCAGATAAGCAAAAATATGAAGTATGACAAGGAAAAGCGAAGTATTGTTTACTCATCAGAAGAGGAG GAAATGATTCTTTTGGACCGAGATAGAGTAATATCGAGGACTTGGTACAATGAAGAGAAAAATAGATGGGAGATGGATCCACTGGCTGTTCCTTATGCTGTCACAAAAAAGCTAATAGAACATGTCCGGATTAGGGCTGACTGGGGTACCATGTATATTGCATTGAAGGGGGAGGACGAAGAATTTTATGTAGACATAAAG GAATTCGAAATACTTTTTAAAGATATTGGGGGTTTTGAAGGGCTATATAGGAAAATGATAGCCTGTGATATTCCAACAGCTGTCCATCTAATGTGGATTCCTTTATCAGAGTTAAAATTGCGCCAACAGTTTTCTGTGATATTAAGGTTCCCTCGTCGGTTTTTGACCGACCAGTGGAATTCCGAAGCTGCCTTGAATGCAAGAAGTTGGTTCTTTGACACGATTAAGGACACAACTGATGACCTAATGACGGTTATAGGGTTTCCTGTTATGGAATTATTAGTATTACTCCTTAACCGG GTGAGGGTAAAATTGGGAATGGCTTGTCCAGAGGAAGGGACAATGGACACTACAGGGTTCTTGAAATGGCAAGTAAAGGCAGAAACAAGGACTAACGCCAGGCGAACACAAAGTGAAATTCAATGGATCGTGTTGTTTATCACAAGAACTGCTATTTCAGGATTTGTTTTATTTCACGTGTTCAAATTTATGAGGAGAAAAATTCCAAGACTTCTTGGTTATGGTCCCGTGTCTGTGCGAAACAATCCAAATAGGAGGAAACTTGGGCGAGTG GCTTATTACTTTCAAAAAAGATGGAGAAGCGTGAAGAGTAGGAGAAGGGATGGTGTTGATCCCATAAAAACAGCTTTTGAGCACATGAAG AGGGTGAAGAAACCACCAATACCATTGAAGAGCTTTTCTAGCATTGAGTCTATGGAAGAGGAAATCAGTGAAGTTGTAACATTTTTGCGAAATCCAAGGGCATTTCAAGAAATGGGAGCGCGGGCACCTCGG GGTGTACTTATTGTAGGTGAGAGGGGTACTGGCAAGACGTCTCTAGCATTGGCTATAGCTGCTGAGGCTAAGGTGCCTGTTGTTAAAATTAAGGCCCGACAATTGGAGGCTGGAATGTGGGTTGGACAAAGTGCATCCAATGTTCGCGAATTGTTTCAAACAGCTAGAGATTTG GCTCCTGTAATATTGTTCATAGAGGATTTTGACCTGTTTGCTGGTGTACGTGGCAAATTTATCCACACTGAAAATCAAGATCACGAAGCTTTCATTAATCAACTGCTTGTGGAACTTGATGG ATTTGAGAAACAAGATGGGGTTGTTTTGATGGCTACTACAAGAAATCTCAAGCAAATTGATGAGGCCCTGAAGAGGCCAGGCCGCATGGATAGAATATTTCATCTTCAAAGACCAACACAGGCGGAGAGAGAAAACATATTGTACTCTGCAGCGAAGGAAACCATGGATGATCAGCTTATTGATTATGTAGACTGGAAAAAG GTTGCTGAGAAGACAAGTCTTTTACGACCTACTGAGTTAAAACTTGTTCCTGTGGCTCTAGAAGGAAGTGCCTTCCGGAGCAAAGTTCTGGACACAGATGAACTAATGAGCTACTGTAGTTTCTTTGCA ACTTTCAGTTCCGTGATGCCCCAATGGCTGAGGAAAACCAAAATTGTCAAGAAAGTAAACAAAATGTTGGTGAATCACCTGGGATTGACATTAGCAAAAGAAGATCTTCAAAATGTTGTTGATTTGATGGAACCATATGGCCAGATAAGCAATGGGATAGAGCTTTTGAGCCCTCCTCATGAT TGGACGAGGGAAACTAAATTTCCACATGCTGTCTGGGCCGCTGGTCGTGGTCTTATTGCTCATTTATTGCCAAATTTTGATGTTGTTGATAATCTTTGGCTTGAACCTCAATCTTGGCAG GGAATTGGATGCACGAAAATCACGAAAGCACAAAATGGTGGTTACATCAATGGGAGTATAGAATCAAGATCTTATCTTGAAAAAAAGCTTGTATTTTGTTTTGGTTCTTATGTTGCGTCCCAAATGTTATTTCCTTTTGGGGAAGAAAACTTACTGTCTTCATCTGAGATACAGCAGGCGCAAGAG ATAGCTACGCGAATGGTCATTCAATATGGATGGGGACCTGATGATAGTCCTGCAATTTATTACTGTAACAATGCG GTTTCTACATTAAGCATGGCAGGTGACTATGAATATGTGATGGCCGCTAAAGTTGAAAAG ATTTTTGATTTGGCATATCTCAAAGCAAGAGAAATGCTGCAGAGAAATCGCCGGGTACTAGAAAAGACTGTAGAGGAATTACTTGAATTTGAAATTTTGACCGGAAAG GGTTTGGAAAGAATTACCAAAGACAATGGTGGAATCAAGGAGAAGGAACCGTTTACTCTTTTTGAAGTTCAAGCCAGTGAG CCAACGTCCGGCAGCCTCCTTGAAAGAGGAAATGCATCAGGAGGTGCTTTGCTAGCATCCTAG